One segment of Schistocerca cancellata isolate TAMUIC-IGC-003103 chromosome 2, iqSchCanc2.1, whole genome shotgun sequence DNA contains the following:
- the LOC126151864 gene encoding ankyrin repeat domain-containing protein 27-like, translating to MVKWCLKRGANVDCHYEDMLTPLHIAAEKGHEEMLDILLKHSNKCIDLKTLFGDTALLIATQNEHKLIMKKLLDKGANVNCTDIFGRTPLHVAVFKKKSGIVKILISYGARVNTMDTFGEHALCTAVITSPNPPVTYALLKNEANINCINSQGMSLLSEAILSANTKSSIDAIKMLLRRGASVNMRNTINGQTPLHVAAQTGNQPIVELLVASGADTKVKDHHGRTPRDTAKQYGHHELVEKMRAVRFINPVRLSSTHSHKERNN from the exons ATGGTGAAATGGTGCTTGAAACGAGGTGCAAACGTTGACTGTCATTATGAAGATATGCTGACACCACTGCATATAGCTGCAGAGAAAGGTCATGAAGAAATGCTTGATATTCTTCTCAAACACAGCAACAAATGTATTGACTTGAAAACATTGTTTGGAGACACAGCACTTCTGATTGCCACACAAAATGAACATAAATTG ATTATGAAAAAACTATTAGACAAAGGAGCAAATGTGAACTGTACAGACATTTTTGGCAGGACGCCTTTACATGTGGctgtttttaaaaagaaatctggCATTGTAAAAATATTGATATCTTATGGTGCAAGA GTCAACACTATGGATACGTTTGGGGAACATGCACTATGTACAGCAGTCATTACGTCCCCAAATCCACCTGTCACATATGCCCTTCTGAAGAATGAGGCAAATATCAACTGCATTAACAGTCAAGGAATGAGTCTGCTTTCTGAAGCTATTCTATCAGCAAACACAAAATCAAGTATTGATGCAATAAAAATGCTG TTGCGTCGTGGGGCAAGTGTAAACATGCGCAACACTATCAATGGGCAGACACCTCTACATGTTGCTGCACAGACTGGCAATCAGCCCATTGTTGAGCTCCTGGTAGCATCAGGAGCTGATACAAAAGTAAAAGACCACCATGGCCGTACACCCCGAGATACAGCTAAACAGTATGGTCATCATGAACTTGTTGAGAAGATGAGAGCTGTGCGTTTCATAAATCCTGTAAGGCTGTCTTCAACCCACAGtcacaaagaaagaaataattaa